Proteins from a genomic interval of Rhipicephalus microplus isolate Deutch F79 chromosome 6, USDA_Rmic, whole genome shotgun sequence:
- the LOC119166812 gene encoding forkhead box protein N3-like isoform X2, whose translation MAVEEPPMREDAAQVAPCQHREGVPGGGATPPGALTPRGPAPLLPDGTAKGGGGVGGHDDELTNLTWLQEANLLRKLAGPPSSSTNHQGNGTIATATGSRSSSSTTSATSVGEDDESREWGPPGQVAYNPQVHVTSKPPYSFSCLIFMAIEESAGKALPVKDIYAWILGHFPYFQRAPTGWKNSVRHNLSLNKCFRKVDKDKGQNIGKGSLWCIDPEFRPNLLQAMRKTPCFPYTHLNWAAPSTPHSVPSQDDGDKASSPDPSQAQNNVPSPNQDVDAAAAAMLALQNVTSILPPLSGEEDEEEENDGCQASPPSPVMFTKKHLRLRNRSSEVAQTPGSANATVITSSPSEDHTYSASLLNGLGGDSTDALYNVSISPARTTVIPSIKKEPAEQDDNLQEENSNGSGGSGSCGGGLGRLPLSSVPPRKRRAALAAAAALPRKSKRQANSVTSARSRSGSSSAMACIASSSSVTNSNSSRDVEDMAEGAAHALLNLAKVATSQQQLMMQSKNSLVGGVRERR comes from the exons ATGGCGGTAGAAGAGCCTCCGATGAGAGAGGACGCAGCGCAGGTGGCCCCGTGCCAGCACCGTGAGGGGGTGCCTGGAGGGGGAGCCACCCCTCCGGGGGCCCTGACCCCTCGCGGACCGGCACCCCTGCTCCCCGACGGCACTGCCAAGGGCGGAGGCGGAGTAGGAGGCCACGACGACGAGCTCACCAACCTCACCTGGCTGCAG GAGGCGAACCTGCTGCGCAAGTTAGCCGGGCCACCGTCTTCGTCGACCAACCACCAGGGGAATGGGACGATAGCCACGGCCACGGGCAGCCGGAGTTCTAGCAGCACGACATCGGCCACCTCGGTGGGGGAGGACGACGAGTCCCGAGAGTGGGGACCTCCGGGGCAGGTGGCCTACAACCCCCAG GTGCACGTGACATCGAAGCCCCCGTACTCGTTCAGTTGCCTCATCTTCATGGCGATCGAGGAGTCAGCCGGCAAGGCCCTTCCCGTCAAGGACATCTACGCCTGGATCCTGGGCCACTTCCCCTACTTCCAGCGGGCCCCCACGGGGTGGAAGAACTCGGTTCGGCACAACCTCTCCCTCAACAAGTGcttccgcaaggtcgacaaggacaaaGGACAG AACATTGGCAAGGGATCGCTGTGGTGCATCGACCCAGAGTTCCGGCCAAACTTGCTGCAGGCAATGCGCAAGACGCCCTGTTTTCCCTACACTCACCTCAACTGGGCAGCCCCTTCGACACCTCACTCAGTGCCTTCTCAAGACGATGG TGATAAAGCCTCGTCTCCAGACCCATCTCAAGCCCAGAACAATGTTCCGTCACCCA ATCAGGACGTTGACGCCGCTGCCGCTGCAATGTTGGCGCTGCAGAATGTGACCAGTATCCTGCCTCCATTGA GtggcgaggaagacgaagaggaaGAAAATGATGGCTGCCAGGCCTCGCCTCCAAGCCCGGTCATGTTCACAAAGAAACACCTCAGGCTACG AAATCGCAGCAGCGAGGTGGCCCAGACTCCGGGCAGTGCCAATGCGACAGTGATCACGAGCAGCCCGAGCGAGGATCACACGTACAGTGCCTCGCTCTTGAACGGCCTCGGTGGGGATTCGACCGATGCCTTGTACAATGTCTCCATCTCG CCGGCTCGAACGACGGTGATACCGTCAATAAAGAAGGAGCCAGCTGAGCAGGACGACAATCTCCAGGAAGAGAACAGCAATGGTAGTGGCGGTTCAGGCAGCTGTGGCGGAGGACTCGGCCGTCTTCCGCTATCATCAGTGCCTCCGCGCAAGCGGAGGGCTGccctggcggcggcggcggcactcCCACGCAAGTCGAAACGTCAAGCGAACAGCGTGACTTCCGCACGCAGCCGGAGCGGTAGCAGCTCTGCCATGGCTTGCATTGCTTCCTCGTCATCGGTGACAAACAGCAATAGCAGCAGGGATGTCGAAGACATGGCGGAAGGTGCAGCCCATGCACTTCTCAACCTGGCGAAGGTGGCGACCAGCCAGCAGCAACTGATGATGCAAAGCAAGAATTCTCTGGTCGGGGGCGTGAGGGAGCGGCGGTGA
- the LOC119166812 gene encoding uncharacterized protein LOC119166812 isoform X1 yields the protein MAVEEPPMREDAAQVAPCQHREGVPGGGATPPGALTPRGPAPLLPDGTAKGGGGVGGHDDELTNLTWLQEANLLRKLAGPPSSSTNHQGNGTIATATGSRSSSSTTSATSVGEDDESREWGPPGQVAYNPQVHVTSKPPYSFSCLIFMAIEESAGKALPVKDIYAWILGHFPYFQRAPTGWKNSVRHNLSLNKCFRKVDKDKGQNIGKGSLWCIDPEFRPNLLQAMRKTPCFPYTHLNWAAPSTPHSVPSQDDGDKASSPDPSQAQNNVPSPTLFPFLSKRLAASSTKDQDVDAAAAAMLALQNVTSILPPLSGEEDEEEENDGCQASPPSPVMFTKKHLRLRNRSSEVAQTPGSANATVITSSPSEDHTYSASLLNGLGGDSTDALYNVSISPARTTVIPSIKKEPAEQDDNLQEENSNGSGGSGSCGGGLGRLPLSSVPPRKRRAALAAAAALPRKSKRQANSVTSARSRSGSSSAMACIASSSSVTNSNSSRDVEDMAEGAAHALLNLAKVATSQQQLMMQSKNSLVGGVRERR from the exons ATGGCGGTAGAAGAGCCTCCGATGAGAGAGGACGCAGCGCAGGTGGCCCCGTGCCAGCACCGTGAGGGGGTGCCTGGAGGGGGAGCCACCCCTCCGGGGGCCCTGACCCCTCGCGGACCGGCACCCCTGCTCCCCGACGGCACTGCCAAGGGCGGAGGCGGAGTAGGAGGCCACGACGACGAGCTCACCAACCTCACCTGGCTGCAG GAGGCGAACCTGCTGCGCAAGTTAGCCGGGCCACCGTCTTCGTCGACCAACCACCAGGGGAATGGGACGATAGCCACGGCCACGGGCAGCCGGAGTTCTAGCAGCACGACATCGGCCACCTCGGTGGGGGAGGACGACGAGTCCCGAGAGTGGGGACCTCCGGGGCAGGTGGCCTACAACCCCCAG GTGCACGTGACATCGAAGCCCCCGTACTCGTTCAGTTGCCTCATCTTCATGGCGATCGAGGAGTCAGCCGGCAAGGCCCTTCCCGTCAAGGACATCTACGCCTGGATCCTGGGCCACTTCCCCTACTTCCAGCGGGCCCCCACGGGGTGGAAGAACTCGGTTCGGCACAACCTCTCCCTCAACAAGTGcttccgcaaggtcgacaaggacaaaGGACAG AACATTGGCAAGGGATCGCTGTGGTGCATCGACCCAGAGTTCCGGCCAAACTTGCTGCAGGCAATGCGCAAGACGCCCTGTTTTCCCTACACTCACCTCAACTGGGCAGCCCCTTCGACACCTCACTCAGTGCCTTCTCAAGACGATGG TGATAAAGCCTCGTCTCCAGACCCATCTCAAGCCCAGAACAATGTTCCGTCACCCA CACTCTTCCCCTTCCTGTCGAAGAGGCTTGCCGCATCTTCAACGAAAG ATCAGGACGTTGACGCCGCTGCCGCTGCAATGTTGGCGCTGCAGAATGTGACCAGTATCCTGCCTCCATTGA GtggcgaggaagacgaagaggaaGAAAATGATGGCTGCCAGGCCTCGCCTCCAAGCCCGGTCATGTTCACAAAGAAACACCTCAGGCTACG AAATCGCAGCAGCGAGGTGGCCCAGACTCCGGGCAGTGCCAATGCGACAGTGATCACGAGCAGCCCGAGCGAGGATCACACGTACAGTGCCTCGCTCTTGAACGGCCTCGGTGGGGATTCGACCGATGCCTTGTACAATGTCTCCATCTCG CCGGCTCGAACGACGGTGATACCGTCAATAAAGAAGGAGCCAGCTGAGCAGGACGACAATCTCCAGGAAGAGAACAGCAATGGTAGTGGCGGTTCAGGCAGCTGTGGCGGAGGACTCGGCCGTCTTCCGCTATCATCAGTGCCTCCGCGCAAGCGGAGGGCTGccctggcggcggcggcggcactcCCACGCAAGTCGAAACGTCAAGCGAACAGCGTGACTTCCGCACGCAGCCGGAGCGGTAGCAGCTCTGCCATGGCTTGCATTGCTTCCTCGTCATCGGTGACAAACAGCAATAGCAGCAGGGATGTCGAAGACATGGCGGAAGGTGCAGCCCATGCACTTCTCAACCTGGCGAAGGTGGCGACCAGCCAGCAGCAACTGATGATGCAAAGCAAGAATTCTCTGGTCGGGGGCGTGAGGGAGCGGCGGTGA